CTCACTCTTTTTCGGAGTTCCGTCCTACTTGCAAGTGGTTCGCCATCAGCGAATATCAAACAGGGATACTTATGCTAACCTTAGGCCTATGCTCTCTAGTTACTTCTCCAATAGCAGGACGATGGATCGATAAATCCGGACCAAGACCGGCATTGCTAGTGTCTGCAATATTGATGACTGCGGGATCAGTATGGCTCGTGACCTTGAATCAATCTTCACCGGTTATTAGCGTGTGCCTGGCGTTGGCTGCATTCGGGATTAGCAATGGGTTGAATAATGTAGGCATGCAAGCAGCTTTGTTCCAAAGTTCACCCAAAGAAATCATCGGAGTAGCATCCGGATTATTTAATACATCAAGATATCTGGGAACCATTCTCTCTTCCTTATTGATAGGAATCATAATGAGAGGTAAGTTCAGCTTTGAGGGATTTCAAGTCCTTGGGATTATTCTCACGATCATTGCATTGGCTTTGGTATTCATGAGTCGGCGGCGCCGGAAGTCTGGGGATATGCGGGAGCAATTCAATTGATTAACTTTAACTATTAATAAGTTTGCGAATTTCTTTATAATCTTCCTCCGTTATCAGTCCATCATAACTTGAGAAATCTAAAGTGAATCGCTGACCATCTGTGTATTCATATTGAATAATATACAATCCAGAGCCTATGTCCTTGCTGGCGCCTAAAATACTAATCACTTCTTCATAAGTCATTTTAGCTGTCACTTTGCTTAATTGCTCTTTTGTAGCTGTTTTTATTTCAGTGGGTTCTGATGAATTTTGCTGTACCGGATTCTTTGAATTTTGACAGCCAACCGTGAACACCGCGAGCATTAGTAATACCATTGTTGCAGTTAATAAAACTCTCATTCAAACACCTCCGGATTGTGGGGCTTCCATAGGACTAATATATGCGAAAATAGCTTTTTAATAAAGAAAGTCCCTATGACCAATCACATCATAGGGACTTTCTAATTGCATTCTTTTAGTTGTTCCACACTTACATATTCAACGCAACGGGATCTTTAATCACGATGTCCGTATTCATCGCCCTCTTTCACCTGCTGCACTTGTTTACCTGAGAGGTCAATAGACTCTGGTGTAGTCGCATTGAATGCGGAGAGCTGAACATCCACACTAGCAGCCAAAGTATGGGAGGCTCCTTGCGCATCCTGACCCACAAACGTTAGATCTAACTGTTGGTGCTGAAGCTCATTAGCCGGAGTGATATCAGCATTCAAACGGATGCTTTGAATCTGTACACCGTTCGTCAGAGCAATTGCTTGGAAATCAAACAGGTTATGCTGAATTAAATCCTCTGGATCATTTGAATCGACAATCGTTTCTTTACTGGACTCATGATCTTTCTCTTCCCAAAGATCTTGAACAGAACTGGGGCTAACGCTGCACCACTGCCGGGATTTGTGCATTGTCAAGATGCATCGAGATATGCTTGGACCGTCTTTATCGGTAGTAGAGGTGATCTCATTCTTCAAATTGCCGATCAAAGCATCCATGATCGTCTCTTCTTGGCTGCTAAGCCAAACTGCTTCCTTCGGTTCTGCTCCTGTTTCCTGATCCTTCTTATCCTTAATATCCTGCTTTACGTAATAAATATCGGAAGCATCGCTCTTCCAGACCTGTCCGTCAGGCTGACTATAGAGGTTAAGTTCATGGGAACCTTGTGACCCACTAATCTTCACAGCGCCTCTTACGGCTTCATTCGGCAAGCTTACTTTTATACTTCCTTGTGCCTGACTCAGAATACTCCCGTTATCTTTAAGCATCGCATCAGCTTGTACGGTAACAGTTTGCATATTCTCTGCAGTATTCTTAAATGCGGCTTTGTAATCGTCATACCCAGAGGTTCCCGCAAACGCCGTCATTCCGGTAATCAGCATGATCGCCCCGCTAATCCCTGCTGCACCTCCGGTAAGTAGCCATTTCTTCTTCATTTTTGTTCTTCCCTTCATTACTTATTTAGTCTTGTATATTAAGCTTAGGTGCAATTCCTAAATTCGTTGTGAAGAGTCTATTAAATAAATCTTAACTACGATACATTTGGAAGCTTCTCCATCCCTCTGTTTCTGTGAATAAATAATCGGGCGGGGGATAGCAAGTAGACAACACTAATCAATCCAAACAAACAGGCACTGACTTGAAAAGGCAGCAATTGATTCCCTGTGCTTCCCAGCCACCCTCCAATTAGAGGACCAATAACCACCCCTAAACCTTCTATGGAAAACAATAATCCCCAGCTGATCCCCACGGAATCTTCGGGAATGTAACTGGCCATTAACGCATTCCATGAAGGAAGCAAAGCAGCATAAGCACACCCCAGCAGAAGCGCGAGCCCAATGGCAGCGGAGAAGGAGTTAATAGAAGTTAGACCGAACAAGGCAAGCGCAAACACGCCGAATCCAACGACAAGGAACCATTTGCCTCCAACTTGATCAAACCATTTTCCCATAGGGACAAGAAATAGAACTACACCTGCTCCTCCCATAAATAGCACGATAGACAGCTGTGAATGAGACAAACCCAGATGTGAGATCGCAAAGCTTGTTAAAAAAGGGACCAATATCCCGCCCGCTGTAGTCTGCAGCAGCATGCCGGGGACCAAAAATCCCCCCTTCTTCACTTTGTTCCATAGAGATACAAACTGCCCGCCTACAGATATATTCACACTCTGCACCGAGACATTTTTCATCTTTACAAGACCTACCATAATCCAGCCCGCTACAAAAAATAATCCAATGACAGCAAGGGACAGCGACAACCCGCCGCCAATTAATAAATTCATCATTACAGGACCCAGACCTAAACCAGCCATCCAGTATACGTACAGGGTTCCCATCTGCTGTGCTCGTTTTTCTTCTGATACCTGGCTCATACATAAGATCCAGATCGGTGAGAATCCGGCACCCAAGCAAGCAGAGGCTACAATAAGCATCCAAGAACTATGCGTTGTCACCATCACTAACAGTCCAACGAATCCAAGAAAAAACCCTCCATGAAGCACGGTGCGCCCAGGATATCTATCCAAGAGATAGCCGATGAAGCTTTTGATCAAG
This Paenibacillus sp. FSL R5-0345 DNA region includes the following protein-coding sequences:
- a CDS encoding MFS transporter, with translation MDIISQKERPQQTFTCLAMILFFIEWIRGAVLIAFLPTYVLTSLGLTTSVVGVAVSAHYLTDSLIKSFIGYLLDRYPGRTVLHGGFFLGFVGLLVMVTTHSSWMLIVASACLGAGFSPIWILCMSQVSEEKRAQQMGTLYVYWMAGLGLGPVMMNLLIGGGLSLSLAVIGLFFVAGWIMVGLVKMKNVSVQSVNISVGGQFVSLWNKVKKGGFLVPGMLLQTTAGGILVPFLTSFAISHLGLSHSQLSIVLFMGGAGVVLFLVPMGKWFDQVGGKWFLVVGFGVFALALFGLTSINSFSAAIGLALLLGCAYAALLPSWNALMASYIPEDSVGISWGLLFSIEGLGVVIGPLIGGWLGSTGNQLLPFQVSACLFGLISVVYLLSPARLFIHRNRGMEKLPNVS